A window of the Paenibacillus thermoaerophilus genome harbors these coding sequences:
- a CDS encoding anti-sigma-F factor Fin family protein, with protein MLVSYCCRYCSSQMGRLEGNALDEARLGFDFLTPEEREDIITYDSSGNVTVRLVCDYCREALEANPELTLIASPLQ; from the coding sequence ATGTTGGTGTCGTACTGCTGCCGGTACTGCTCGTCGCAGATGGGGCGGCTGGAGGGGAACGCGCTGGACGAGGCGCGGCTCGGGTTCGATTTCTTGACCCCGGAAGAGCGCGAAGATATAATTACGTATGATTCGAGCGGCAATGTGACCGTTCGGCTCGTATGCGACTACTGCCGGGAGGCGCTTGAGGCGAATCCCGAACTGACGCTGATCGCAAGCCCTCTGCAATAA
- the glmU gene encoding bifunctional UDP-N-acetylglucosamine diphosphorylase/glucosamine-1-phosphate N-acetyltransferase GlmU → MKRMAIILAAGQGKRMKSKLYKVLHPVCGKPMVGHVTDMLRSIGTDRTVVVVGHGAEAVQAYLGDRAEYALQKEQLGTGHAVLQAEPLLGQEDGVTTVIYGDTPLVTPETIEAMLELQGREGAACVLLTARVDNPFGLGRIIRAADGSLDRIVEQKDASAEEAAVREINAGTYCFDNRKLFAALRQVTNDNAQGEYYLTDVIAILKAQGEKVLAYCTEDASEAHGVNDRVQLAEAEAIMRARIARRHMLNGVTIQDPASVYIEADVTIGSDTTLLPGTVLRGRTAIGEDCRIGPNVEIADSTVGSRAEIRYAVLSEVNAGNGVTVGPYAYLRPGTVLADGVKVGDFVEIKNATIGEGSKVPHLSYVGDARVGSGVNIGCGAITANYDGFNKSLTEIGDGAFIGSNVNLIAPVRVGEGAYVVAGSTITHDVGAGDLAIARERQINKPGYADIIRQRKRAAKEKEGRN, encoded by the coding sequence ATGAAGCGTATGGCCATCATCTTGGCCGCCGGCCAAGGGAAACGGATGAAATCGAAATTGTATAAAGTGCTGCACCCGGTTTGCGGAAAACCGATGGTGGGGCACGTTACGGATATGCTGCGGAGCATCGGCACGGACCGGACGGTTGTCGTCGTCGGCCACGGGGCGGAAGCCGTGCAGGCCTACTTGGGAGACCGGGCGGAATATGCCCTGCAGAAGGAGCAGTTGGGCACGGGACATGCGGTGCTGCAAGCGGAGCCGCTGTTGGGGCAGGAGGACGGCGTCACGACCGTCATCTACGGCGATACCCCGCTGGTTACGCCGGAGACGATCGAAGCGATGCTGGAGCTGCAGGGCCGGGAAGGAGCGGCATGCGTGCTGCTGACCGCCCGGGTGGACAATCCGTTCGGACTCGGACGCATTATCCGCGCGGCCGACGGAAGTCTCGACCGCATCGTGGAGCAAAAGGACGCGAGCGCCGAGGAAGCGGCCGTCCGCGAGATCAACGCGGGCACGTACTGCTTCGACAACCGCAAGCTTTTTGCGGCGCTGCGCCAAGTGACGAACGATAATGCGCAAGGGGAATATTATCTCACCGACGTGATCGCGATTCTGAAGGCCCAGGGCGAGAAAGTGCTGGCGTACTGCACGGAGGACGCGTCGGAGGCGCACGGGGTCAACGACCGCGTCCAGCTCGCGGAGGCGGAAGCGATCATGCGCGCCCGCATCGCCCGCCGCCATATGCTGAACGGCGTGACGATTCAGGACCCGGCGAGCGTGTATATCGAAGCCGACGTGACGATCGGATCGGATACGACGCTGCTGCCGGGCACGGTGCTTCGCGGCCGTACGGCGATCGGCGAGGACTGCCGGATCGGGCCGAATGTGGAAATCGCCGATTCGACCGTCGGCAGCCGGGCGGAGATCCGCTATGCGGTGCTGTCGGAGGTTAACGCGGGGAACGGCGTTACGGTCGGGCCGTACGCTTACTTGCGGCCGGGCACGGTGCTTGCGGACGGCGTGAAGGTCGGCGATTTCGTCGAGATCAAGAACGCCACGATCGGCGAAGGCAGCAAAGTGCCTCATCTGAGCTACGTGGGGGACGCCCGCGTCGGCAGCGGCGTCAACATCGGCTGCGGCGCCATCACGGCCAACTACGACGGCTTCAACAAATCGTTGACGGAGATCGGCGACGGCGCCTTCATCGGGAGCAATGTCAATCTGATCGCGCCGGTCCGTGTCGGCGAAGGCGCTTATGTCGTGGCCGGCTCGACGATTACGCATGACGTCGGCGCGGGCGACCTCGCGATCGCGCGGGAGCGCCAGATCAACAAGCCGGGGTATGCCGACATCATCCGGCAGAGAAAGCGGGCGGCCAAGGAGAAGGAAGGGCGGAACTGA
- the pth gene encoding aminoacyl-tRNA hydrolase, translating into MKWIVGLGNPGKPYERTRHNIGFLAVDRLAADWGISVTQSRFKALVGEGQAGGQKVFLIKPMTYMNLSGETIRAFMDFYKTDMTDCIVIYDDLDTPFGQMRLRYKGSAGGHNGIKSIIQHAGTQQFNRVRMGISRPAPGSNIADYVLSNFTKAEWEALPGILNRAAEAVTAALREPFDKVMARFNGQEG; encoded by the coding sequence ATGAAGTGGATTGTTGGGCTCGGCAACCCGGGCAAGCCCTACGAGCGGACGCGGCACAATATCGGATTTCTGGCGGTGGACCGGCTGGCCGCCGACTGGGGCATCTCCGTCACACAGTCGCGTTTCAAGGCGCTGGTCGGCGAAGGACAAGCCGGGGGGCAAAAAGTATTTCTGATCAAGCCGATGACGTATATGAATTTGTCCGGCGAGACGATCCGGGCCTTTATGGATTTTTATAAGACAGATATGACCGATTGCATCGTCATTTATGACGATCTGGATACGCCCTTCGGCCAAATGCGGCTAAGATACAAGGGCAGCGCGGGCGGCCACAACGGCATCAAATCGATTATCCAGCACGCGGGAACGCAGCAGTTCAATCGGGTGCGGATGGGAATTTCCCGGCCGGCTCCGGGCTCCAACATCGCCGATTACGTGCTGTCCAATTTTACGAAGGCCGAGTGGGAAGCCCTGCCGGGTATTCTGAACCGCGCCGCCGAGGCGGTCACGGCGGCTCTGCGGGAGCCGTTCGACAAGGTGATGGCCCGCTTTAACGGCCAAGAGGGGTAA
- a CDS encoding 50S ribosomal protein L25, which yields MSMSIRAQPRERSTKSAVKELRKQGRIPGVVYGKSVGSEAISVDAKELIALLRGHATGVVELETPNNGKQPVMLSGVQRDNISGNVLHVDFHQVNMNEPVRAEVPVELAGEPKGVKEGGILTVLVHQVEIRCLPTDIPSALVLQVDGLEIGDSVTAADLPLPEGVELLTDGQLVIATVLGVQKQGQDEEDPAVQSPSEQLEEKAETDHSVKS from the coding sequence ATGTCCATGTCGATTCGGGCGCAACCGCGCGAGCGGTCGACGAAGTCCGCTGTGAAGGAGCTACGCAAGCAAGGCCGCATCCCCGGCGTCGTCTACGGGAAATCCGTCGGGAGCGAGGCGATCAGCGTCGACGCCAAAGAGCTGATCGCGCTTCTCCGCGGCCACGCGACCGGCGTGGTGGAGCTGGAGACTCCGAACAACGGCAAGCAGCCGGTCATGCTGTCAGGCGTTCAGCGCGACAACATCAGCGGCAACGTGCTTCATGTCGATTTCCATCAGGTGAACATGAACGAACCCGTCAGGGCCGAGGTTCCGGTCGAGCTGGCCGGAGAGCCGAAGGGCGTCAAGGAAGGCGGCATCCTGACCGTTCTGGTGCACCAGGTCGAGATCCGCTGCTTGCCGACCGACATACCGTCCGCGCTGGTGCTCCAGGTCGACGGCTTGGAGATCGGCGACAGCGTGACGGCGGCCGACCTGCCGCTGCCCGAAGGCGTCGAGCTGCTGACCGACGGGCAGTTGGTGATCGCGACGGTGCTCGGCGTGCAGAAGCAGGGGCAGGACGAGGAGGATCCGGCCGTCCAGTCGCCGTCGGAGCAATTGGAGGAAAAGGCGGAGACGGATCATTCCGTCAAATCTTAA
- the spoVG gene encoding septation regulator SpoVG, translating to MQITDVRLRRVNTEGRMKAIASITIDNEFVVHDIRVIDGNNGMFVAMPSKRTPDGEFRDIAHPISSSTREKIQMAVLAEYERAASEEEVMEAGA from the coding sequence ATGCAAATTACTGATGTGCGCCTGCGCCGTGTGAACACGGAAGGCCGGATGAAAGCGATCGCATCGATTACGATCGACAACGAGTTTGTCGTGCACGACATTCGCGTTATCGACGGCAACAACGGCATGTTCGTCGCAATGCCCAGCAAGCGGACGCCCGATGGCGAATTCCGAGATATTGCTCACCCGATCTCGTCCAGCACGAGGGAAAAAATTCAGATGGCGGTGCTCGCGGAATACGAGCGCGCGGCCAGTGAAGAAGAAGTCATGGAGGCGGGGGCCTAA
- the mfd gene encoding transcription-repair coupling factor, giving the protein MQELVRLFGEERDVQAIAAGIAAGMKEQLISGLAGSARQVFMASIMEQTERPLFVIAPNLFSAQKIAEDLAELMPPGQVLLYPANELIAAETAVASPETLAQRIEVLTRLAEGFRGAVVAPVAGARRWLPTKDVFAQSVFEIAVGGKLELEPFLKRMIEIGYERVEQVERKGQLSVRGGIIDFYPLTAPAAYRVELFDDEVDSIRSFDVSDQRSTDTLQRVKVTPCREVIADNRRVANAAQHASELLEAQLEKMTDRQAKKKLADGIGAQIEALRERQPFEHLYQYVSLLYPERQTLFDYIPRDAILVVDEPLRLMETGKQLERDEAEWMTSLLAEGRSLPAFTLSKPVDSLMYKPPFPTLYLSLFLRQIPHTQPQNIVNFTCRAMQNFHGQMNVLKAEMERWRKGGARILMLADGPERVQRVRRVLADYEIPEPTIRDGNLQNGFELPSAKLVVVTESEIFTQKQRKQQPKTAVKKLDNAERLKSYTDLRVGDYVVHVNHGIGRYVGIGTLVIGGIHKDYLHIMYAGGDKLSVPVEQFDLIQKYIGTEDKEPKINKLGGSEWTKVKNKVRASVQNIADDLIKLYAERQSIRGYAFSRDSDYQREFESMFPYQETQDQLRAIQEIKRDMEKPRPMDRLLCGDVGYGKTEVAIRAAFKAAYDGKQVAVLVPTTILAQQHYETFRERFSGFPFNIAVLSRFRSRKEQNETIKGVKAGTVDIVIGTHRLLSKDLVFKDLGLLIVDEEQRFGVTHKEKLKKLRTSVDVLTLSATPIPRTLHMSMLGVRDLSVIETPPENRFPVQTYVVEHSPTLVREAIERELARGGQVYYLFNRVQGIYQMAEQISMLVPDARVVVAHGQMSESELERTILEFLDGEHDVLVSTSIIETGVDIPNVNTLIVHDADKMGLSQLYQLRGRVGRSNRIAYAYFTYQRDKVLNEAAEKRLQSIKEFTELGSGFKIAMRDLAIRGAGNLLGAEQHGFIAGVGFDLYSQMLAEEIRKRKREVDGEEPAEEPLAPTTIELPIEAYLPSEYIYDSMQKIEIYKKVAAVQSDEEIDDLLDELVDRFGEPPLAVRNLLKVARLRVYGTLMGLDTIGQKGEDLVLTFHTGAQTDGQILAQIAQSFEQPVELVQGVPMKALIKCRRLSLADSVELCERFLVQYKEAVHSKGEELHNVAQ; this is encoded by the coding sequence ATGCAAGAGTTGGTGCGCTTATTCGGCGAGGAGCGGGATGTTCAAGCCATTGCGGCCGGCATCGCTGCGGGAATGAAGGAGCAGCTCATCTCCGGACTGGCCGGATCGGCCCGTCAGGTATTTATGGCATCCATCATGGAACAGACGGAACGTCCGCTGTTTGTGATTGCGCCGAACTTGTTCTCGGCCCAGAAAATCGCCGAAGACCTCGCGGAGCTTATGCCGCCGGGACAGGTGCTGCTGTACCCGGCCAACGAATTGATCGCCGCGGAGACCGCGGTGGCGAGCCCGGAGACGCTGGCCCAGCGGATCGAGGTGCTGACCCGGCTGGCCGAAGGGTTCCGCGGAGCCGTCGTCGCTCCGGTTGCGGGAGCCCGACGCTGGCTGCCGACCAAGGACGTGTTCGCGCAATCCGTGTTCGAGATTGCCGTCGGCGGGAAGCTTGAGCTGGAGCCGTTCCTGAAGCGGATGATCGAGATCGGCTACGAGCGGGTCGAACAGGTCGAACGCAAGGGGCAGCTCAGCGTAAGGGGAGGCATTATCGACTTCTACCCGCTGACTGCTCCTGCCGCCTATCGCGTGGAATTGTTCGACGACGAAGTCGACTCGATCCGGAGCTTCGACGTGTCCGATCAACGGTCTACCGATACGCTGCAGCGCGTCAAGGTGACGCCTTGCCGCGAGGTGATCGCCGACAATCGGCGTGTCGCCAACGCGGCTCAGCACGCAAGCGAGCTGCTGGAAGCGCAGCTGGAGAAGATGACGGACCGTCAGGCGAAGAAAAAGCTGGCCGACGGGATCGGGGCGCAGATCGAAGCGCTCCGCGAGCGGCAGCCGTTCGAGCATCTCTATCAATACGTGTCGCTGCTTTATCCGGAGCGGCAGACGCTGTTCGATTATATCCCCCGCGACGCGATTCTGGTCGTCGACGAACCTTTGCGCCTGATGGAGACGGGCAAGCAGTTGGAGCGGGACGAAGCGGAATGGATGACGTCGCTGTTGGCCGAAGGGCGCTCTCTGCCCGCTTTCACGCTGTCCAAACCGGTGGATTCCCTGATGTATAAGCCGCCGTTCCCGACGCTGTACTTGTCGTTGTTCCTGCGCCAAATTCCGCATACGCAGCCGCAAAATATCGTGAATTTCACCTGCCGGGCGATGCAGAACTTCCACGGGCAGATGAACGTGCTGAAGGCCGAGATGGAGCGGTGGCGGAAAGGCGGAGCCCGGATTCTGATGCTGGCGGACGGGCCCGAGCGCGTGCAGCGCGTGCGGCGGGTACTGGCGGATTACGAGATTCCGGAGCCGACCATACGGGACGGCAATCTGCAGAACGGCTTCGAACTGCCCTCCGCGAAGCTGGTTGTGGTCACCGAAAGCGAAATATTCACCCAGAAGCAGCGGAAGCAGCAGCCCAAGACGGCGGTCAAGAAGCTGGACAACGCGGAGCGGCTCAAAAGCTACACCGATCTGCGCGTCGGCGACTACGTCGTTCACGTCAATCACGGCATCGGCCGGTACGTCGGCATCGGCACGCTGGTCATCGGGGGCATTCATAAGGATTATCTGCATATTATGTATGCGGGCGGGGACAAGTTGTCCGTGCCGGTCGAACAATTCGACCTGATCCAGAAATACATCGGCACCGAGGACAAGGAGCCCAAAATCAACAAGCTGGGCGGCTCCGAGTGGACCAAGGTCAAGAACAAGGTTCGCGCGTCCGTGCAGAACATCGCCGACGATCTGATCAAGTTGTACGCGGAGCGGCAGTCGATCCGCGGCTACGCGTTCAGCCGGGATTCGGACTATCAGCGCGAATTCGAGAGCATGTTCCCGTATCAGGAGACGCAGGATCAGCTTCGGGCGATTCAGGAGATCAAGAGGGATATGGAGAAGCCTCGTCCGATGGACCGGCTGCTGTGCGGCGACGTCGGCTACGGCAAGACCGAGGTGGCGATCCGCGCCGCCTTCAAAGCGGCTTACGACGGCAAGCAGGTGGCCGTTCTCGTGCCGACGACGATCCTGGCGCAGCAGCACTACGAGACGTTCCGCGAGCGGTTCTCGGGATTCCCGTTCAACATCGCCGTGCTCAGCCGGTTCCGCTCGCGCAAGGAGCAGAACGAGACGATCAAGGGCGTGAAGGCGGGAACCGTGGACATCGTGATCGGCACGCACCGGCTGCTGTCCAAGGACCTGGTCTTCAAAGATCTCGGGCTGCTTATCGTCGACGAGGAACAGCGGTTCGGCGTCACGCACAAGGAGAAGCTGAAGAAGCTCCGCACGTCCGTCGACGTCCTGACGCTGTCCGCTACCCCGATCCCGCGCACGCTGCATATGTCCATGCTCGGCGTTCGCGATTTGTCCGTGATCGAGACGCCGCCGGAAAACCGCTTCCCCGTCCAAACCTACGTGGTCGAGCACAGCCCGACGCTGGTGCGGGAAGCGATCGAACGGGAGCTTGCCCGGGGCGGCCAGGTGTATTACCTGTTCAACCGCGTGCAGGGCATCTATCAGATGGCGGAGCAGATCTCGATGCTCGTGCCGGACGCGCGCGTCGTCGTGGCGCACGGGCAGATGTCCGAGTCGGAGTTGGAGCGGACCATTCTCGAATTCCTCGACGGCGAGCACGACGTGCTCGTAAGCACCAGCATCATCGAGACGGGTGTCGACATCCCGAATGTCAACACGCTGATCGTCCACGATGCGGACAAGATGGGGCTGTCCCAGCTATACCAGCTTCGCGGAAGGGTCGGCCGTTCGAACCGGATCGCCTACGCGTACTTCACCTATCAGCGGGACAAGGTGCTCAATGAGGCGGCGGAGAAGCGGCTGCAGTCGATCAAGGAATTCACGGAGCTGGGCTCCGGATTCAAAATCGCCATGCGCGACCTGGCGATCCGGGGGGCGGGCAATCTGCTCGGAGCGGAGCAGCACGGATTCATCGCCGGCGTCGGCTTCGACTTGTATTCGCAGATGCTGGCCGAAGAAATCCGCAAGCGCAAGCGCGAGGTCGACGGCGAGGAGCCGGCGGAGGAGCCGCTGGCGCCGACGACGATCGAGCTTCCGATCGAAGCGTATTTGCCCTCGGAATATATTTACGACAGCATGCAGAAGATCGAGATTTACAAAAAGGTGGCGGCCGTGCAGTCGGACGAGGAGATCGACGACCTGCTCGACGAGCTGGTCGACCGGTTCGGCGAACCGCCGCTCGCCGTGCGCAATCTGCTGAAGGTGGCGAGACTTCGCGTGTACGGCACGCTGATGGGACTGGACACGATCGGGCAGAAGGGCGAAGATCTCGTGCTGACCTTCCATACCGGCGCTCAGACGGATGGACAGATCCTGGCGCAAATCGCGCAGTCGTTCGAACAGCCGGTCGAGTTGGTGCAGGGCGTACCGATGAAGGCGCTGATCAAATGCCGGAGATTGTCCCTTGCCGATTCGGTGGAACTGTGCGAACGTTTTCTGGTACAATACAAAGAGGCTGTCCATTCGAAAGGAGAAGAGTTGCATAATGTTGCGCAATAA
- the purR gene encoding pur operon repressor, producing the protein MRKLKRSARLVEMTQYLLSRPHTLIPLTTFAERYGSAKSSISEDLGIIKEVFEEEGLGELHTLAGAAGGVKYTPLVRQSDALQFVREFCRLLEQPERVLPGGYLYMSDLLGRPALLQQIGKMFATAFAGRELDVVMTVETKGIPLAYATASWLNVPVVIVRRDSRVTEGSAVSINYVSGSSKRIQTMSLARRALREQSNVLIIDDFMRAGGTIRGMMDLLQEFHANVQGVGVLVESADADEHLVDDYISLARLTGVDPRTREIRVSPGSYFKEADEQ; encoded by the coding sequence ATGAGAAAGCTGAAACGTAGCGCCCGATTGGTCGAGATGACCCAATACCTGCTGAGCAGGCCCCATACGTTGATTCCTCTGACTACGTTCGCCGAACGATACGGCTCCGCGAAGTCTTCGATTAGCGAAGATTTGGGGATTATCAAGGAAGTATTCGAGGAAGAAGGCCTGGGAGAACTGCATACGCTTGCAGGGGCTGCGGGCGGAGTCAAATATACGCCGCTCGTGCGGCAATCGGATGCGCTGCAATTTGTCCGCGAATTTTGCCGCCTGCTTGAGCAGCCCGAGCGCGTGCTGCCGGGCGGGTATCTGTACATGTCCGATCTGCTGGGCCGGCCCGCGCTGCTGCAACAGATCGGCAAGATGTTCGCCACGGCGTTCGCGGGGCGCGAGCTTGACGTCGTCATGACGGTTGAGACCAAAGGCATCCCGCTTGCGTACGCAACCGCTTCCTGGCTGAACGTGCCGGTCGTCATCGTGCGCCGGGACAGCCGCGTCACCGAAGGATCGGCTGTCAGCATCAATTACGTATCCGGGTCCAGCAAGCGGATTCAGACGATGTCCCTGGCGAGGCGCGCGCTGCGCGAGCAATCGAACGTGCTCATCATCGACGACTTCATGCGGGCGGGAGGCACGATTCGGGGCATGATGGACCTGCTTCAGGAGTTTCACGCGAACGTGCAGGGAGTAGGCGTGCTTGTCGAGTCGGCGGACGCGGACGAACATCTGGTGGATGATTATATATCGCTGGCCAGGCTGACCGGAGTCGATCCCCGCACGCGGGAGATTCGCGTCAGCCCGGGAAGCTATTTCAAGGAGGCCGATGAACAATGA
- a CDS encoding RidA family protein: MKLEIVASSAAPAAIGPYSQAVKAGPFLYTSGQIPLTAEGVLVEGGIVEQTHQVFRNLKAVLEEAGTDFSRVVKTTVFLKDMNQFAAFNEVYASYFGDHKPARSTVEVARLPRDVLVEIELVAALPVE; the protein is encoded by the coding sequence ATGAAATTGGAGATCGTAGCGAGCTCCGCGGCGCCTGCCGCAATCGGACCGTATTCGCAAGCGGTGAAAGCGGGACCGTTCCTCTACACGTCGGGACAAATCCCGTTGACCGCCGAGGGCGTACTCGTCGAGGGAGGCATCGTTGAACAGACGCATCAGGTGTTCCGTAACCTGAAGGCCGTGCTGGAGGAAGCGGGAACGGATTTCAGCCGGGTCGTGAAGACGACGGTGTTTTTGAAGGACATGAACCAGTTCGCGGCCTTCAACGAGGTGTACGCTTCTTACTTCGGAGACCATAAACCGGCCCGTTCGACCGTGGAAGTGGCACGGCTGCCGAGAGATGTTCTTGTCGAAATAGAGCTGGTCGCGGCGCTTCCTGTCGAATAA